CAAGCTGACCTTTGAGAACATAGCGAGTGCGATGGCAACCGCTCCCTTCCACACCAAGGCAGTCTTCGGCGGTTTACTCATGATAGCCTTCATGACGAAGTCGGGCATGATACCCTTCCAGTTCTGGGTTGCCGAGACCTACCGCGCGGCACCGACCAGCGTTTCCGCTGTCATGGCTGGAGCGATGGAGAAAGTGGCCCTCTATGGTCTCATAGCCCTTATTTGGAGAATCGTGGGGACGAGCTACTCACTCGGGCTCTTTGTTGCCGTGATAGGTGCCATAACCCTCACTGTTGGAACACTCTACGCCCTCCGCGAGACAAATGCCAAGAGGCTACTTGCCTATCACTCAATAGGTCAGATGGGCTATATATGGCTCGGCATAGGAATAGGCATGGCTCTCATTCCAAAGGGAGGCTTCCTCGGCGCGGTCGGGGCTCTTGGTGCCTTTGCCGGACTCTTCCACGCCCTCAACCACGCAATATTCAAGGCCTCACTCTTCCTATCGGCTGGAGCCGTCGAGTACAGAACCGGAACAGTGAACCTTGACGAACTGGGTGGCCTTGGGAGGACTATGAAGGTAACGGCCCTCGCGGCGCTCTTCGCTTCCCTCGCGATAAGTGGTGTTCCGCCCTTCAACGGATTCCTGAGCAAGTGGCTCATCTACGTTTCCGGTTACTACTCCCACAGCTATGTCCTTGCCCTTGGAGCTGTCCTAGCTGCTTTCATAAGTGCGGCAACACTCGCCTCCTTCGTCAAGTTCTACGGGGCTCAGTTCGGCGGTGATATGAAGCGCTACGAAAACGTCAAGGAGGTTCCAGCCGGAATGCTCGCCGGCCAGTGGATTCTCGCCGGTTTAACGCTCCTCATAGGCCTCTTCCCAGGAACCGTCACTGGAATCCTCAACGTCTTCAACGCCCCAGTGGAGACGAACCTCTACAAGATTGGTTTCCAGTCGGTGTTCTTCTCCCCAGTGCTCTTCGTGATAGTGCTCGGAATCCTAGCGTTCGGGCTCTACCTCGTCTTCAAGCCGGAGTACAAGGAGGCCAAGCCCTGGGACTGCGGTTCAACCCAGATAGACGAGGATGAGTATAGGATAAACGCTGAGGGCTACTATATCAAGTACGAGGAGAAGATTGGTTCGTTCTACCGCCTCGGTGACTGGTTCTACAGTGTTGGCGCTGGGATAATACACTACATCGTTAGGGCATACCTCTGGATGGCGAGCTACTTCACAAAGATAGTGGACACACCCTACACAAAGGTTGAGAGCCTCGACGACCTCCGTGAAAGAGAAATCCTGCACATCGACGAGGAGGTCTTCAAGCCCCTCATAAGGTTCCTCAACATAGCCAGAGACGTTCTGCCGGGGATAAGGCTCGGAACCTTCATAGTCATAGCCCTGATTGTTGTCGGGGCCATCGTGGGACTGCTGATAGCCATGTGAGGTGATGAAAATGGAGACGACGGCTAAGCTTGCCTTCAGCTTTATCGGAGTGCTCCTGACTTTCCTCCTGCCCCCTTACCTTGATGGAATAGCCAGAAGGGTAAAGGCGAGGCTCCAGTACAGGCGCGGGCCACCGCTTATGCAGACGTGGTACGACCTCAACAAGCTCTTCAACCTTCCATCGGTCAAGCCGACAAAGAGCGCGCTCTTCACATGGGCGCCTTTCCTGGCTTTGGCCTCTGCCGTAATCGGTGCCCTACTCCTCCCCTACGGTAACGTCGTTCCAATAAACGTGGGATTCAACCTAGTCGTGTTCTTCTACGTAATCCTGATGGTCAGCGTATTCCTGATGCTCGCGGGACTCACAGTTCAGAACGCATTCAGCCACCTCGGTTCCGCCAGGGAGATGCAGATAATCCTCACTGTTGAGCCACTCATTGCGATACTCTACGGAGTCCTGGCCTACAACGCCGGTTCCCTCAACATAGCGGACATCGTCTCAAACCTCCACCTGACGCCTTCACTCGTGATGACCTACGTCCTCCTGGCTTACGCCCTCTACGTCGAGAGTGGCTTCGTGCCCTTCGACATAGCCGAGGCGGAGCAGGAAGTTATCGGCGGTCCCCTCAGCGAGTACAGTGGAAGACTCCTAGGAGTCTTCTACTACGCCATCTACATCAAGCGCTTTGCCCTGCTGTGGTTCTTTGTGAGCCTGCTCGTCCTTCCGTGGGTAGGTCCGATAAACACAACGCTCAAAGCGGCCGAGGTGCTCGCGATACAGTTCCTGCTGACGATAGCTTTATACCCGGTTATAGCTTCACTTGAGGCCACGAACGCAAGGCTCAGGATTGACCACGTGGTTAAGATGAACACGAGGGCGTTCTTCGCCGGTGTGATTATACTCGCAATAGCCTTCATGGGGTGGTGAATATGGTAACGACGAAGGATTTGGAGGCTCACTCCGAATTTGAGTGCAGGGCCTGTGAAAAGGGCCGGTGCAGGAAGGCGGATGTTAACGTTATACTTTCCGAGAGAAAAGGTCTTAAGGAGTTTTACGAGGCCTTTAAGGAGCACATAAAGGAATGCAAGAGAATGACCTATGGTCAGTACCAGTTTGTCATAGACAGGGAGGTTCTCCCTGAGGCAGTGCTCTGGTGGCACAACCACCCGGAATTCAAAGAGACACACCTCTCCACGGCTGTGGGAACCGATGAGAGACCACTTAACGGACACTTCGTCTACATGCCGTTCCTCAACGTTCAGGTCGAGTTTGCCAACGAGCCTGAGAACTACTATGTGTTCCTCAGGACTTACCTCCCGGCAGACGACCCGAGCTTCCCGAGCGTCGCAGCTAAACTCCCAGCCGCGCTCTGGATAGAGAGAGAGGTCAGGGACTTACTTGGCTTCAACCCAGTTGGTCACCCAGACCCGAGAAGGTTAATTCTCCCCGAGGACTGGCCAGAGGGAGTTTATCCGCTCAGGAAGGACATGGACTACAGAGACTCGCCAATGGCAGAGCCGAAGGTTGAGTTCAAGGAAAAGCCCGATGAGACAACGCTCGTTCCGATGGGTCCAGCTCACATGGGTATCGAGGAGCCGGCCCACTTCCGGCTGTTCGTGAAGGGTGAGACCATAGTTGACGTTGACTACCGCGGTTTCTACTCCCACCGTGGCATAGAAAAGACGGGAGAGGGCAGGCTAACCTACAACCAGGTGCTCTTCCTCGCTGAGAGAATATGTGGAATCTGTGGCTACCAGCACTCCGTCAGCTACGCCATGGCCGTTGAGAGATTGGCTGACGTTGATATACCCGATAGGGCACGCTACATAAGGACACTGCTCCTCGAGCTTGAGAGGATTCACAACCACCTCCTGTGGGTGGGAATAGCAGCGCACCTCGTCGGCTACGACACGGGCTTCATGCACGCGTGGCGTATCAGGGAGCCAGTCATGTGGCTCGTTGAGCGCCTGACCGGAAACAGGAAGCAGTATGGTATGAACATTGTTGGTGGAGTTAGGAGGGACATACTCGACTACAGGAAGGAGGAGATACTAAAGGTCGTCAAGCAGATACGCGAAGAGACCAAGAAGTTCCTTGACATCGCTCTAAACACTAACACCTTCATCAAGCGCGCAGAGGGAGTCGGTATACTGCCCTACAAGGTTGCGAAGGCCTACTCTGTCCTTGGACCGACTGCCCGCGCTAGCGGAAGGAGGATTGACACGAGAAAGGACCAGGCAGTCAAAACTGCCACAGCTTACAACGAACTCGACTTCAAGGTCCCCGTTTACAAGGAGGGTGACGTTTTAGCTAGGGTTCTCGTAAGGATGGACGAGCTCTTTGAGAGCCTCTGGATGGTCGAGCAGATAATCGACCAGATGCCCGGCGGAGACATAATGGTTCCAATTGGCGACCTGCCCGAGTACGAAGAAGCTTTGGGCTTCACAGAGGCCCACCGCGGTGAGGTTGTCCACTACGTCATGACGGGCGAGAAGAACAAGGTCTACCGCTGGAAGGTTCGTGCTCCGACATACAACAACCTGCCGGCAGTTCCCGAGATGCTCAAGGGCTACCACGTTGCCGATGCACCGCTAATCATAGCGAGCATTGACCCGTGCTACTCCTGTACCGAGAGGGTTCAGTTCGTTGACCTCGAAACCGGCAAGGTGAAGGTTCTTACC
The Thermococcus sp. DNA segment above includes these coding regions:
- a CDS encoding proton-conducting transporter membrane subunit translates to MILEYAIGAFILGGLVGLIRDYKATVKASSFMAFLGSLALLWQVYSVYTNGPVSGNLFGIPLRIDNLSIVFLLIIGLVGTAASLFAINYMEMFENVGKGWVYAVAYNTFLASMALVVTVDSMEYFVMSWELMTLSSFILVFFSEKLRDVDVSVKYYITMHFLDTIPLFLALGTAYSLVGSFDKLTFENIASAMATAPFHTKAVFGGLLMIAFMTKSGMIPFQFWVAETYRAAPTSVSAVMAGAMEKVALYGLIALIWRIVGTSYSLGLFVAVIGAITLTVGTLYALRETNAKRLLAYHSIGQMGYIWLGIGIGMALIPKGGFLGAVGALGAFAGLFHALNHAIFKASLFLSAGAVEYRTGTVNLDELGGLGRTMKVTALAALFASLAISGVPPFNGFLSKWLIYVSGYYSHSYVLALGAVLAAFISAATLASFVKFYGAQFGGDMKRYENVKEVPAGMLAGQWILAGLTLLIGLFPGTVTGILNVFNAPVETNLYKIGFQSVFFSPVLFVIVLGILAFGLYLVFKPEYKEAKPWDCGSTQIDEDEYRINAEGYYIKYEEKIGSFYRLGDWFYSVGAGIIHYIVRAYLWMASYFTKIVDTPYTKVESLDDLREREILHIDEEVFKPLIRFLNIARDVLPGIRLGTFIVIALIVVGAIVGLLIAM
- a CDS encoding respiratory chain complex I subunit 1 family protein, with translation MKMETTAKLAFSFIGVLLTFLLPPYLDGIARRVKARLQYRRGPPLMQTWYDLNKLFNLPSVKPTKSALFTWAPFLALASAVIGALLLPYGNVVPINVGFNLVVFFYVILMVSVFLMLAGLTVQNAFSHLGSAREMQIILTVEPLIAILYGVLAYNAGSLNIADIVSNLHLTPSLVMTYVLLAYALYVESGFVPFDIAEAEQEVIGGPLSEYSGRLLGVFYYAIYIKRFALLWFFVSLLVLPWVGPINTTLKAAEVLAIQFLLTIALYPVIASLEATNARLRIDHVVKMNTRAFFAGVIILAIAFMGW
- a CDS encoding NADH-quinone oxidoreductase subunit C — protein: MVTTKDLEAHSEFECRACEKGRCRKADVNVILSERKGLKEFYEAFKEHIKECKRMTYGQYQFVIDREVLPEAVLWWHNHPEFKETHLSTAVGTDERPLNGHFVYMPFLNVQVEFANEPENYYVFLRTYLPADDPSFPSVAAKLPAALWIEREVRDLLGFNPVGHPDPRRLILPEDWPEGVYPLRKDMDYRDSPMAEPKVEFKEKPDETTLVPMGPAHMGIEEPAHFRLFVKGETIVDVDYRGFYSHRGIEKTGEGRLTYNQVLFLAERICGICGYQHSVSYAMAVERLADVDIPDRARYIRTLLLELERIHNHLLWVGIAAHLVGYDTGFMHAWRIREPVMWLVERLTGNRKQYGMNIVGGVRRDILDYRKEEILKVVKQIREETKKFLDIALNTNTFIKRAEGVGILPYKVAKAYSVLGPTARASGRRIDTRKDQAVKTATAYNELDFKVPVYKEGDVLARVLVRMDELFESLWMVEQIIDQMPGGDIMVPIGDLPEYEEALGFTEAHRGEVVHYVMTGEKNKVYRWKVRAPTYNNLPAVPEMLKGYHVADAPLIIASIDPCYSCTERVQFVDLETGKVKVLTEAEFNELSIKYKGVF